A region from the Thermanaeromonas toyohensis ToBE genome encodes:
- the dsrJ gene encoding sulfate reduction electron transfer complex DsrMKJOP subunit DsrJ — MKWKWPMKGGTPKGEPGWKEGEKMRAPDFKYILVGVGVFIVLFTFPFWYNAGRAATTPTPNLDTPAIKQMGVKECVEPTSYMRANHMRLLNEWRDRVVRQGERVYVSTSGKEYTMSLQNTCLACHSNKAQFCDECHNYLEVKPDCWSCHLESKGK; from the coding sequence ATGAAGTGGAAATGGCCCATGAAGGGAGGAACACCTAAGGGTGAGCCAGGTTGGAAGGAAGGGGAGAAGATGAGGGCGCCTGATTTTAAGTATATACTTGTGGGAGTAGGTGTATTTATTGTCCTTTTTACCTTCCCTTTCTGGTATAACGCCGGAAGGGCGGCTACGACACCTACTCCTAACCTCGACACCCCGGCTATAAAGCAAATGGGCGTGAAGGAGTGTGTGGAGCCTACCTCCTATATGCGGGCCAATCATATGAGGCTTTTGAACGAGTGGCGAGACAGGGTGGTTCGCCAGGGGGAGAGGGTTTACGTATCTACGAGCGGGAAGGAATACACCATGAGCCTTCAGAATACTTGCCTGGCTTGCCACTCCAACAAGGCCCAGTTTTGCGACGAGTGCCATAACTACCTGGAAGTGAAACCTGACTGCTGGAGTTGCCATCTAGAGTCAAAGGGGAAATAG
- the dsrO gene encoding sulfate reduction electron transfer complex DsrMKJOP subunit DsrO — protein sequence MRTTRRDFLKIGGACGLVLLVFPAVKGIAAGEGERSLTGKLAVASQSGNPSVSSRAGTSEIKWGLLVDMEKCWSREGCLECILACRRGHNIPEIPTPKEEIKWIWKEPFANVFPEQEHEYLPEALREKPVVILCNHCDNPACVRVCPTKATYKRADGIVMMDYHRCIGCRYCMAACPYGARSFNFRDPRPFIKEINPSFPTREKGVVEKCNLCVERIDAGLKPICVEACPVGALIFGNLEDPNSEIRKKLRSSFNIQRKPELGTRPKVYYALT from the coding sequence ATGAGGACGACCAGGAGAGATTTTCTTAAGATCGGTGGTGCTTGCGGGTTAGTCCTTCTTGTGTTTCCGGCGGTTAAGGGTATTGCCGCTGGGGAAGGAGAGCGGAGCCTTACAGGAAAGTTGGCTGTAGCGAGCCAATCAGGGAATCCTTCTGTTTCATCCCGGGCTGGGACAAGTGAGATCAAATGGGGCCTGTTGGTGGATATGGAAAAATGTTGGTCGAGGGAAGGCTGCCTAGAGTGTATCCTGGCTTGTAGAAGAGGTCATAACATCCCTGAGATACCTACTCCGAAAGAAGAGATTAAATGGATATGGAAGGAGCCTTTCGCCAATGTCTTCCCAGAACAGGAGCATGAGTACTTGCCAGAGGCCCTACGAGAAAAACCCGTAGTAATACTATGTAATCATTGTGATAACCCGGCTTGTGTAAGAGTCTGTCCCACTAAGGCTACTTATAAGCGAGCGGACGGCATTGTGATGATGGACTATCACCGGTGCATCGGATGCAGGTATTGCATGGCGGCCTGTCCGTACGGTGCCCGAAGCTTTAATTTCCGGGATCCCCGGCCCTTTATAAAGGAGATAAACCCTTCCTTCCCCACCCGGGAAAAAGGGGTAGTGGAGAAGTGCAATCTATGCGTGGAAAGGATAGATGCCGGGTTAAAGCCCATATGTGTGGAGGCCTGCCCAGTGGGTGCTCTTATTTTCGGGAATCTGGAGGATCCGAATTCTGAGATACGGAAAAAATTGCGCTCCTCCTTTAACATCCAGCGCAAGCCTGAGCTGGGTACCCGGCCGAAGGTTTATTATGCCTTGACTTAA